A region of Candidatus Roizmanbacteria bacterium DNA encodes the following proteins:
- a CDS encoding YcaO-like family protein, with protein sequence MRDLKTTTIETLTRLQDIDIIERIDNYSERFYDEPRHFYFGTVLSSDYEKILRKDYFYHSEQSIGVGISFESPYHALLKSIMEAVERFSQRSVPTDRIRYRTLSVSEQKASIFFQSEDLNFKLKPLQFGFVEGMDMITGQPAEVPAQYVYLESYHKLTNHTETLFTPDISTGTAAGFDEEKVLMTGICEIVERDALMSLYLNSVPLHPIDTRSLPFQKIKRIINLCRRYLLTPYIFIIQTDLQIPVAMTILVDKTGYGAAVSVGGGCSPEIESAIIHSIEESLAFRFLIKRKMNELRTTEFNIKQSEIIDNTYMQMYWSALDKINELSFWIDQDPLPYQHPDNPIQKLSDFVSLCKKRKIPLYNVNITPKPLQDAGIVVRRAVMPTLQPFYDDRTKPFIYKKRIETVSKKFNKHTYTLNPIPHPIP encoded by the coding sequence ATGCGGGATCTTAAAACGACTACAATCGAAACACTTACTAGGCTGCAAGACATAGACATCATTGAGAGAATAGATAATTATTCCGAGCGTTTCTATGATGAGCCAAGGCACTTTTACTTTGGGACTGTGTTATCTTCTGATTATGAAAAAATTCTGAGGAAGGATTACTTTTATCATTCCGAACAGTCAATCGGAGTGGGAATATCTTTTGAATCACCCTATCATGCACTTTTAAAATCAATAATGGAAGCGGTTGAGCGTTTTTCTCAAAGATCCGTCCCTACTGATCGGATACGGTACCGAACTCTATCTGTCTCCGAACAAAAGGCTTCAATTTTTTTCCAATCTGAAGACTTAAACTTTAAACTCAAGCCGTTACAATTCGGCTTTGTGGAAGGAATGGATATGATTACAGGACAACCTGCGGAGGTCCCTGCACAATACGTATACCTGGAGTCGTACCATAAACTGACAAATCATACTGAAACACTTTTTACCCCGGATATTTCCACCGGTACTGCGGCCGGTTTTGATGAAGAAAAGGTCCTCATGACCGGTATTTGTGAGATTGTAGAACGGGATGCTCTCATGTCACTTTACCTCAACTCGGTACCTTTGCATCCGATAGATACGCGAAGTTTACCGTTTCAAAAGATAAAAAGGATAATAAATCTCTGCAGAAGATATCTCCTGACGCCGTATATTTTCATCATACAGACCGATTTACAGATTCCTGTCGCTATGACAATACTGGTAGACAAGACGGGGTACGGAGCCGCTGTTTCAGTGGGTGGGGGATGCTCACCCGAGATTGAAAGTGCTATTATTCACAGTATTGAAGAGTCGCTGGCATTCCGATTTCTCATAAAACGGAAAATGAATGAGCTACGTACGACCGAATTCAATATAAAGCAAAGCGAAATTATCGACAATACATATATGCAAATGTACTGGAGCGCTTTGGATAAGATTAATGAATTATCGTTCTGGATTGATCAAGATCCTCTTCCCTATCAACATCCCGATAATCCGATACAAAAGCTCTCCGATTTTGTCTCTTTGTGTAAGAAAAGAAAGATTCCTCTGTATAATGTAAATATCACTCCAAAGCCTTTGCAAGATGCAGGAATAGTGGTGCGAAGAGCTGTTATGCCTACGCTTCAGCCATTTTATGATGATCGGACTAAACCATTTATTTATAAAAAGAGGATAGAGACGGTATCAAAAAAATTTAATAAACACACCTATACCTTAAATCCCATTCCCCATCCGATACCATGA
- a CDS encoding sulfatase, translating to MRPIFQALLLSTVIIAGVWFLSYKTRDLRHPDLNIVLISVDTVRPDHLSTYGYDRETDPHLKKLSKQATVFQNAYTLIPQTYPSFAMLFTGKSPSQTGIFSNASPQHADEGGLFTNTERLNDTETLAAILQKNGYKTVSFVTSGILHDDFTGLSRGFDSFNIFEQYDINAWKQNREQYEEFVDKSVSWFADNKEDTFFYWIHLMDPHSPYYPPKENRCMFQSDLDCGLLQSQQFKEVNSFENPYYACSQEEAPAELIKRYEALYDAEISSSDRQVGKIIDALEKNNLMENTLVIYYGDHGESFDHQYYFAHGESLYDSTVRIPFVIYNPVQKAQQFLTKRITNVDILPTILDLVQIPYTKEQFTGKSLWPEMTQVQPQPASDEYIFFSNYNLTKFAVMKGSYKYILSLPNACLYGGQREELYDIVSDPEEQRNLVTIENEIVSDLQTAMQKYISELNIETYQEETKNNSTLIDELKSLGY from the coding sequence ATGAGACCTATATTTCAAGCTCTTCTACTCAGTACCGTCATTATAGCGGGCGTATGGTTTCTTTCGTACAAAACCAGAGATCTGCGACATCCCGATTTAAATATTGTGCTGATTTCCGTGGATACTGTCCGACCTGATCATCTCTCAACCTACGGATATGACAGAGAGACAGATCCGCACCTGAAAAAATTGTCAAAACAGGCGACGGTATTTCAAAACGCGTATACACTGATACCTCAGACATATCCGTCATTTGCTATGCTGTTTACCGGAAAATCTCCATCACAGACAGGTATTTTTTCTAATGCCAGTCCGCAGCACGCCGATGAGGGCGGATTATTTACGAACACGGAACGTCTAAATGACACGGAGACACTTGCTGCCATTCTACAAAAGAACGGGTATAAAACCGTTAGTTTTGTAACATCGGGGATACTTCATGACGATTTCACGGGTTTGAGCCGAGGGTTCGATTCGTTTAATATTTTTGAGCAGTATGATATCAATGCATGGAAGCAGAATAGAGAACAGTATGAAGAGTTCGTTGACAAAAGTGTCTCTTGGTTTGCTGACAACAAAGAAGATACATTTTTTTACTGGATCCACCTCATGGACCCGCACAGTCCGTACTATCCTCCGAAGGAAAACAGATGCATGTTTCAAAGCGATTTGGATTGCGGGTTATTGCAATCTCAGCAATTTAAAGAGGTAAACAGTTTTGAAAATCCATACTATGCTTGTTCACAAGAAGAGGCTCCCGCTGAACTAATCAAGCGATATGAAGCTTTGTATGATGCTGAAATCTCATCTTCAGATCGTCAGGTAGGTAAAATTATTGATGCACTCGAGAAAAACAATCTCATGGAGAATACACTTGTTATCTACTATGGCGACCACGGTGAGAGCTTTGATCATCAGTATTATTTTGCCCATGGTGAAAGCCTGTATGACTCAACGGTCCGCATCCCTTTTGTTATCTATAATCCCGTGCAAAAAGCGCAGCAGTTTCTTACGAAGCGGATAACAAACGTTGACATCCTCCCAACGATTCTTGATCTTGTTCAGATTCCTTATACAAAAGAACAGTTTACGGGAAAAAGTTTATGGCCGGAAATGACCCAGGTTCAACCGCAACCAGCATCCGACGAATACATTTTCTTTTCCAACTACAATCTCACCAAGTTTGCCGTAATGAAAGGCTCGTACAAATATATACTTTCATTACCCAATGCATGTCTGTACGGAGGACAACGGGAAGAACTGTATGATATCGTTTCTGATCCGGAAGAACAGCGCAATCTTGTTACAATAGAAAATGAAATAGTGTCAGATTTACAGACAGCTATGCAAAAATACATTTCAGAACTCAATATTGAAACATATCAGGAAGAGACGAAAAATAACAGCACTCTGATTGATGAATTGAAAAGTTTAGGATATTAA
- a CDS encoding metallophosphoesterase, which yields MFFRHNPFYSVIVLSDTQLYASKYPEIFSAQLDWILKEKEKLNIRFVSHLGDIVDDNSADQTQWHKMAAELSKLDGVIPYALAPGNHDADFYDDEQVSFQTYNHFFPIKKFRKQSWYGGGYLGNQNSYQHIVVDTFSLLFIHLQIDPSDKILQWADNILKRHRDTMAVIATHAFVYDDLPYRSDISHYGGLGNAGEDIWHKLIKTNCNIRLVLSGHFHTQTGENYIMSANTCGEAVHQAVQNFQDLEKGGNGFLRIFQFFPNKKEIKVSTYSPYIKKFKRGRKSNFMIRY from the coding sequence ATGTTTTTTCGGCATAATCCCTTTTATTCCGTTATTGTTTTGTCAGATACACAACTCTATGCGTCGAAATATCCTGAAATTTTTTCAGCACAACTGGATTGGATATTGAAGGAAAAGGAGAAACTAAACATCCGATTCGTTTCGCATTTGGGGGATATCGTTGATGATAATTCAGCGGATCAGACACAATGGCACAAAATGGCGGCAGAACTGTCCAAGCTTGATGGAGTTATTCCTTATGCTTTGGCGCCCGGGAATCATGATGCTGATTTTTATGACGATGAACAAGTTTCTTTCCAGACTTATAATCATTTTTTCCCGATAAAGAAATTCCGAAAACAATCATGGTACGGAGGAGGATACCTCGGGAATCAGAATAGTTATCAGCATATTGTTGTTGACACATTCTCTCTCCTTTTTATTCATCTGCAGATTGATCCGTCAGATAAGATTCTGCAATGGGCTGACAACATCTTGAAACGGCACCGTGATACAATGGCCGTAATTGCGACACATGCATTTGTCTACGACGATCTGCCGTACCGGAGCGATATATCTCATTATGGCGGTCTCGGTAATGCCGGTGAGGATATCTGGCATAAACTTATCAAGACAAACTGCAATATCCGTTTAGTTCTCTCCGGTCATTTTCATACACAAACGGGAGAGAATTATATAATGAGTGCTAATACGTGCGGAGAAGCAGTTCATCAAGCCGTACAGAATTTTCAGGATCTCGAAAAAGGCGGAAACGGGTTTTTACGGATTTTTCAGTTCTTTCCGAACAAGAAAGAAATCAAAGTCTCAACATATTCTCCCTATATAAAAAAATTTAAACGGGGAAGGAAAAGCAATTTTATGATTCGTTACTGA
- a CDS encoding SagB/ThcOx family dehydrogenase, with translation MKKIDIKELTQTRSHAYQRFHKKTILSSIPQFEFMPDELPEAATKTYYKSYPRFPEIKLPTPDMKLGKLSESFEQRTSSRTFSNKPVSMKQLSTLLHFSAGEHNKNKRFYPSGGARYGLETYLISTNTSLENGVYHYYVPGHSLEKLLSIDTVDFHKAFTPYNQTWAKNMGFMIVMTAVIDRIFIKYGERSYRFAHIEAGHMGQNMYLISNQISLNCCGAAGIVDTYFEKVLDINLEKEPIIYTVIFGSIG, from the coding sequence ATGAAAAAAATTGATATAAAAGAGCTCACTCAGACAAGAAGTCATGCGTACCAAAGATTTCATAAGAAAACGATTCTTTCGTCCATTCCTCAATTTGAGTTTATGCCTGATGAACTGCCTGAAGCAGCTACGAAAACCTACTATAAGTCGTATCCGCGATTCCCGGAGATCAAACTTCCGACGCCGGACATGAAGCTGGGAAAACTGAGCGAATCTTTTGAGCAAAGAACTTCTTCCCGAACCTTTTCCAACAAACCGGTTTCAATGAAGCAGTTGAGCACACTTCTCCATTTCTCTGCCGGAGAACATAATAAAAATAAACGATTTTACCCTTCCGGCGGGGCAAGATATGGCTTAGAGACGTATCTCATTTCAACAAATACTTCTCTTGAAAACGGTGTGTATCATTACTATGTTCCCGGACATTCTCTCGAAAAACTCCTTTCGATAGATACCGTAGATTTTCACAAAGCATTTACCCCTTACAATCAAACATGGGCTAAGAATATGGGCTTCATGATTGTGATGACAGCCGTTATCGATAGAATATTCATCAAATACGGTGAGAGAAGCTATCGATTTGCGCATATCGAAGCCGGCCATATGGGGCAGAATATGTATCTGATCTCCAATCAAATCAGTCTGAATTGCTGCGGCGCAGCCGGCATCGTTGATACATACTTTGAAAAAGTGCTGGATATCAACCTGGAAAAGGAGCCCATAATCTACACGGTGATTTTTGGCAGTATCGGTTGA
- a CDS encoding 7-cyano-7-deazaguanine synthase, which translates to MKLPKLTSKQLQRMLIERKLEDLSALKCIESFLKEKRGYVFRMPQKGESVILTVSGGLDSTILWGMLLEEYQMQVYPVFFRRGHKRIQREENAVRFFSQFFQKKYAKLFQTVQYLDVPMPPKEIRWKITEHSQEVVSSDTNQRKGLPLYSGLLALNAAEYALFLQEEKNVSIRTIFSAFVTSDGESLKYETLTAMRSVMQNLCILTGDMNWQYTSLALEKELGFFWDKDILIRWATEKGYPLEKMFSCISPINYKIHCGRCYFCQYRKQSFLRAGISDPTEYKFHSRGPLAYS; encoded by the coding sequence ATGAAATTACCGAAACTCACAAGTAAACAACTACAGAGAATGTTAATAGAGCGAAAGCTTGAAGACCTTTCAGCCTTGAAATGCATTGAGTCTTTTTTGAAGGAGAAGCGGGGATATGTTTTCCGCATGCCTCAAAAAGGAGAATCGGTAATCCTCACCGTATCCGGTGGTTTGGACTCTACTATACTTTGGGGAATGCTTCTTGAAGAGTATCAGATGCAGGTCTACCCTGTTTTTTTCCGGAGAGGACATAAGCGCATCCAACGGGAAGAAAATGCAGTACGGTTCTTCTCTCAGTTTTTCCAGAAAAAATATGCTAAGCTTTTTCAGACAGTCCAGTACTTGGATGTTCCTATGCCTCCGAAAGAGATCAGATGGAAGATCACCGAGCATTCTCAGGAGGTTGTAAGTAGTGACACAAATCAGAGGAAAGGCTTACCTCTTTACAGCGGTCTTTTAGCCCTGAATGCTGCCGAGTATGCGCTTTTTCTTCAGGAAGAAAAGAATGTATCAATCCGCACGATCTTCTCTGCATTCGTCACGTCAGACGGAGAAAGTTTGAAGTATGAGACGCTGACGGCGATGCGAAGCGTGATGCAAAATCTTTGCATTTTGACCGGTGACATGAACTGGCAGTATACATCCCTTGCTTTAGAGAAAGAACTCGGATTTTTTTGGGACAAAGATATTTTGATACGTTGGGCTACTGAGAAAGGATATCCGCTCGAAAAAATGTTTAGCTGTATCAGTCCGATAAACTACAAAATTCACTGCGGCAGATGTTATTTCTGTCAGTATAGAAAACAAAGTTTTCTCCGGGCGGGTATCTCTGACCCGACTGAATACAAATTTCATTCCCGCGGACCGCTTGCATATTCCTGA
- a CDS encoding tail fiber domain-containing protein, producing the protein MQKKKFIPPSVSVEEIQLNLFSRYHDDTLLEGLLMNEVYAASNSLYLPIIYSDKSLKVSVKPLKNSISRVMKLEPVTYTWKGTSKESAGLIAQNVRDVLPESVVETSGLLRVDYAGVISLLVQAVQDQQKEIDSLKKRLTDKS; encoded by the coding sequence ATGCAAAAAAAGAAATTTATTCCACCGTCGGTATCTGTCGAGGAAATACAATTAAATCTGTTCTCAAGGTATCACGACGATACGTTACTTGAGGGTTTACTTATGAATGAGGTATATGCCGCAAGCAACAGCCTGTATCTGCCGATTATTTATTCGGATAAGTCGTTAAAGGTTTCTGTGAAGCCTCTCAAGAACTCAATTTCACGAGTGATGAAGTTGGAGCCGGTTACGTACACATGGAAAGGGACTTCAAAGGAGTCGGCAGGGCTGATCGCCCAAAATGTTCGGGATGTTCTCCCGGAGTCTGTTGTTGAAACATCCGGCCTGTTGAGGGTAGATTATGCCGGCGTAATATCACTTCTTGTGCAGGCGGTCCAAGATCAGCAGAAAGAGATTGATTCTTTAAAAAAACGTCTTACTGATAAGAGCTGA
- a CDS encoding PqqD family protein: MKKSKYKLKKDLVVQQVNEEVFIFDGETSILHTLNETAADLFKQLKKGATFSDLVKYLVDEYEINQEKALKDTKEFVDKLMKKKLLIEKKPTKSSHA; this comes from the coding sequence ATGAAGAAATCAAAATATAAACTCAAAAAAGACCTCGTTGTCCAGCAGGTGAATGAGGAGGTATTTATCTTCGACGGTGAAACCTCAATTTTGCATACCCTCAACGAAACGGCTGCTGATCTTTTCAAGCAGCTAAAAAAAGGTGCGACTTTTAGTGATCTTGTAAAATATCTGGTCGATGAGTATGAAATTAATCAGGAGAAAGCCCTGAAAGATACGAAAGAGTTTGTAGACAAACTTATGAAGAAAAAATTACTAATCGAAAAGAAACCCACAAAATCTTCTCATGCATAA
- a CDS encoding PqqD family protein — translation MAEKKYEIRKGAIVQKVPEGIIIFDAGESKLYTFNETGSIIFQSLKEKKTLVQIIASLTKEYEISNNNAKKEVKTFIQSLVKLHIVESV, via the coding sequence ATGGCTGAAAAGAAATATGAAATCAGAAAGGGAGCTATTGTTCAGAAGGTTCCGGAAGGAATAATTATTTTTGATGCTGGAGAGTCAAAACTCTATACGTTTAACGAAACGGGTTCTATCATTTTTCAGTCCCTGAAAGAAAAAAAAACATTGGTGCAAATAATAGCTTCATTAACGAAGGAGTACGAGATATCAAATAACAACGCCAAAAAGGAGGTTAAGACATTTATCCAGTCACTGGTCAAGTTACATATAGTTGAGAGCGTATGA
- a CDS encoding signal peptidase I, with protein MSAKNNVTIDLRTTDHIKSFGHSMYPILHNGDIIYYKKTPYQKIKLNDIIISQKNNLYVTHRVIYKTSDYIITKGDNNLEIDEPLLPESIIGVVNKVQRGKVTFIPETYYLLQSSIYYQHIHSVIKEMERHTISYVLLKGLPLHLKYHQEHPRKGFFDFDILISPTDRDVLMKILNDLGFKRRYDFLSPTHERLMNKSIEETCMKKFEGFNIAVDIHYEAVFMMTQIGTLNPLYHQSYIDGFTKELFNNTVTFQEHDLKCQLLTDEYLFVYLSLHFFHHNFKSLHRLNLIAALIQSIPRAKRHGFWKSVFSIIHKYRLQGYIYGTFISLEKYLPATSIPQWFLNKIRPGKAQCNYLKNYFLTEHIYEEYNATRAGILLFTHLYILSYNPWYKKILVFLQPAVIFMMVWLVYYYVTTRCKKLLRTFL; from the coding sequence ATGTCTGCAAAAAATAATGTAACAATTGATCTAAGAACTACCGATCACATTAAGTCATTCGGCCACAGCATGTACCCGATTCTTCACAACGGAGATATTATTTATTACAAAAAAACTCCTTATCAAAAAATCAAACTGAATGACATAATCATCTCCCAAAAGAACAACCTTTATGTCACCCATAGAGTTATATATAAAACTTCGGATTATATTATTACAAAGGGAGATAATAATTTAGAAATTGACGAGCCGCTCTTGCCTGAATCAATCATCGGTGTTGTAAATAAAGTACAACGAGGCAAAGTAACGTTTATCCCTGAAACCTATTACCTCCTCCAGTCTTCAATATATTACCAACATATACATTCCGTGATTAAGGAAATGGAGCGCCATACGATCTCCTATGTATTGCTAAAAGGACTCCCTCTGCATCTAAAATATCACCAGGAACACCCGCGAAAAGGTTTTTTTGATTTTGATATTCTTATTTCTCCCACAGATAGAGACGTACTTATGAAAATACTGAATGATCTCGGTTTTAAAAGACGATATGATTTCCTTTCACCAACCCACGAAAGACTTATGAACAAATCTATCGAAGAAACATGTATGAAGAAATTTGAAGGATTTAATATCGCAGTTGATATCCATTATGAAGCTGTATTTATGATGACTCAGATCGGAACACTCAACCCTCTATATCATCAGAGCTACATTGACGGATTCACAAAGGAACTTTTTAACAATACCGTCACTTTTCAGGAACACGATCTTAAATGTCAGTTGCTTACTGATGAGTATCTCTTCGTATATCTCTCTCTACATTTTTTTCATCATAATTTTAAAAGTCTTCATCGACTAAACCTAATCGCAGCGCTAATTCAATCAATTCCACGAGCAAAGCGTCACGGATTCTGGAAATCTGTTTTTTCTATCATTCACAAGTATCGTCTGCAAGGATATATTTACGGAACATTTATAAGTTTAGAAAAATACCTTCCGGCAACAAGTATTCCACAATGGTTCTTGAATAAAATACGACCGGGCAAAGCTCAATGTAATTATTTAAAAAACTACTTTCTCACAGAGCATATTTATGAAGAATACAACGCTACCCGCGCCGGGATCTTATTATTTACACATCTATATATTCTTTCATATAATCCATGGTACAAAAAAATACTCGTTTTTTTACAACCTGCAGTCATTTTCATGATGGTATGGCTTGTATACTATTACGTTACAACAAGATGTAAAAAATTACTCCGTACATTTCTATGA
- a CDS encoding O-antigen ligase family protein, translating into MRHRRTTASIVSVFLLSILLWLSYLRSAYLGMLVVIMVDYLTNNAVFKSIRNYKISLLVALVTVLFLLIPFADQTEIPVISQLRTVVIRDETAFHYKDFDNGRIGFITTALQAIRERPLTGYGGGNFYYASLYYSKNIDYVVSTSHNLFIDIAAEHGIVSFLTFALIIFVVTRKVIRQMRRKRVINNVIGSVFIGLFVLFEFNYYHLMAFLFVFFFICGALLYEEKASIHGSILLKSVSFLVALFGVGIFVSSYVNARGNSSLALRLYPINDKGYRYQIADLYRNQKFNQMEILINKYAYLYRDVPFDMSFLGRFNSSIGNNSKALQYYLSALNRAPRDTGYVVKVFELMSLVRSEEDARSYVEKHLREYTILYPEMQFEDRDWFSAWCHANNLDCYYEKSVRNQ; encoded by the coding sequence ATGCGCCATAGGCGAACGACAGCATCTATCGTATCAGTATTTTTATTATCGATACTGTTGTGGCTGAGCTATCTGCGGTCAGCGTATCTTGGGATGTTGGTAGTTATTATGGTCGATTATCTCACGAACAATGCTGTCTTCAAGAGCATCAGAAACTATAAAATTTCACTGCTAGTAGCGCTAGTAACAGTCCTATTTCTTCTCATTCCGTTTGCAGACCAAACAGAAATCCCGGTTATTTCTCAACTTCGTACAGTTGTCATCCGTGACGAAACAGCTTTTCACTATAAAGATTTTGATAACGGAAGAATAGGGTTTATTACGACAGCACTGCAAGCCATTCGAGAACGCCCTTTAACAGGCTATGGTGGAGGGAATTTTTACTACGCCAGTCTTTATTATTCTAAAAACATTGATTATGTCGTCAGCACAAGCCATAACTTATTTATCGATATCGCTGCTGAACATGGGATCGTTTCGTTTCTGACGTTTGCACTCATCATATTTGTGGTGACTCGTAAGGTAATCCGTCAAATGCGCAGGAAACGAGTTATTAATAATGTAATCGGCTCAGTTTTTATTGGATTGTTTGTCCTCTTTGAATTCAATTATTATCACCTTATGGCATTTTTGTTTGTATTCTTTTTTATTTGCGGAGCTCTTTTATACGAAGAAAAAGCATCTATTCATGGTTCGATACTATTGAAATCAGTATCCTTCCTTGTTGCTCTATTTGGTGTAGGAATATTCGTATCTTCGTACGTAAATGCGCGGGGGAATTCTTCTTTGGCGTTACGGCTCTATCCAATAAATGATAAGGGGTATCGTTATCAGATTGCGGATTTATATAGAAATCAGAAATTTAATCAAATGGAGATATTAATTAACAAGTATGCGTATCTCTATAGAGATGTCCCTTTTGATATGTCATTTCTTGGAAGATTCAATTCGTCAATAGGAAATAATTCAAAAGCATTGCAGTACTATCTATCAGCACTAAATCGCGCCCCCCGGGATACCGGCTACGTAGTAAAGGTGTTTGAATTAATGTCGCTTGTCCGCTCAGAAGAAGATGCACGGTCATATGTTGAGAAGCATCTGCGGGAATATACGATTCTTTATCCCGAAATGCAGTTTGAAGATAGAGATTGGTTTTCAGCTTGGTGTCATGCGAACAATCTTGACTGCTATTATGAAAAATCGGTAAGAAATCAGTAG